One part of the Eucalyptus grandis isolate ANBG69807.140 chromosome 10, ASM1654582v1, whole genome shotgun sequence genome encodes these proteins:
- the LOC120289218 gene encoding pentatricopeptide repeat-containing protein At3g02490, mitochondrial-like, translated as MRHSWRSLLLRTHLRSRSNLPSHSPHPSSLSNPNPHSVRRFASLLRADPLRSSPSGPPFDAQVASLARPSYPFVARPFSSEPAVEVEDSDHTVVADAFAKCENPEDAAKELESNNVAVSHDLVLKVLESLSASPSAAGRFFDWVSERHSENLSSKSYNLMLGILGVNGFISEFWGLYETLKKRGYGVSGRVRDQVLETFEKEGRESDAEKLRGIFASGSINKSVEKNPSRIFRIVKNEVWSEDVEKKLRELDVEFSTDVVKMVLENLATEPMKALIFFRWVKESGLFNHNKQTYNAMAIVLGREDCIDRFWKLVDEMKVAGYEMEMETYVKVSNRFCKRKMIKDAVYLYEFAMGGVNKPSVQECTFLLKKIAVSKDFDVGLFSRVVKVYTEKGNALTDTMLYTVFKSLTSVGRLAESDKVLKVMQECGFLPGANLQSKIAFQLSSAGKKDEACKFMDALESSGLPSDFKTTASLIEGHCVSGDLEKASDYFHEMVEKEAGSSASRALDSLVNAYCDKNRALDACRILKDCASNNELKPWHTTYKLLIKKLLAQGGFEEALTLLSLMKEHGYPPFLDPFIQHISKKGTKDDALAFLKAMTSKKFPSITVFLQMFEAFFKVRRHNEAQELLSKCPRHIRNHADVLDLFCSKSKGTLATVAA; from the coding sequence ATGAGACATTCATGGCGTTCGCTTCTCCTCCGAACCCACCTCCGTTCAAGATCGAACCTCCCAAGCCACTCTCCGCACCCTTCCTCCCTCTCCAACCCGAATCCCCACTCGGTCCGCCGCTTCGCCTCGCTTCTCCGCGCCGACCCTCTTCGTAGCTCGCCCTCGGGACCTCCGTTTGATGCCCAAGTCGCGAGCTTGGCGCGACCCAGTTACCCCTTCGTAGCCAGGCCCTTCTCGTCGGAGCCGGCCGTCGAAGTGGAGGACTCGGATCACACGGTCGTCGCCGATGCTTTCGCTAAATGCGAGAACCCGGAGGATGCGGCGAAGGAGCTGGAGTCGAACAATGTCGCCGTGAGCCATGACTTGGTCCTGAAGGTCTTGGAGAGTCTCTCTGCTAGTCCGAGCGCTGCTGGTAGGTTTTTCGATTGGGTTTCGGAGAGGCATAGTGAGAATTTGAGCTCAAAATCGTATAATTTGATGCTGGGTATATTGGGTGTGAACGGGTTTATTTCTGAATTCTGGGGTTTGTATGAGACTCTGAAGAAACGGGGTTATGGCGTGTCGGGGCGCGTTAGAGATCAAGTGTTGGAGACGTTTgagaaagaggggagagagagcgatGCGGAGAAGCTGAGAGGTATTTTCGCATCTGGATCGATTAATAAATCTGTTGAGAAGAATCCCTCTAGGATTTTTAGGATAGTGAAGAATGAGGTTTGGAGTGAAGATGTCGAGAAGAAGCTGCGGGAGTTAGATGTCGAGTTTTCAACTGATGTGGTTAAGATGGTACTGGAAAATCTTGCTACTGAGCCCATGAAAGCGTTGATATTTTTCCGGTGGGTCAAAGAAAGTGGTTTATTTAATCACAATAAGCAGACGTATAATGCCATGGCAATTGTCTTAGGGAGGGAAGATTGTATCGATAGATTTTGGAAGCTGGTTGATGAAATGAAGGTTGCCGGGTATGAAATGGAAATGGAGACTTATGTCAAGGTATCGAATCGGTTTTGTAAGAGGAAGATGATCAAGGACGCAGTCTATTTATATGAGTTTGCCATGGGTGGTGTCAATAAGCCTTCAGTGCAGGAATGTACATTCCTATTGAAGAAAATAGCTGTTAGCAAGGACTTTGACGTGGGTCTCTTTTCTAGAGTTGTGAAGGTCTATACAGAGAAAGGGAATGCGCTGACAGACACCATGCTTTATACAGTTTTCAAGTCTTTAACCAGTGTTGGAAGATTAGCGGAGTCTGACAAGGTTTTGAAAGTAATGCAGGAGTGTGGGTTCTTACCTGGTGCCAATCTCCAGAGCAAAATCGCATTCCAGCTTAGTAGTGCTGGTAAAAAGGATGAGGCGTGTAAATTTATGGATGCACTAGAATCATCTGGGCTTCCTTCTGATTTCAAAACCACTGCATCACTAATAGAAGGGCATTGTGTTTCGGGAGATCTTGAAAAGGCTTCTGATTATTTTCATGAGATGGTTGAGAAGGAAGCAGGTTCTTCTGCTAGTCGCGCTCTTGATTCACTGGTTAATGCATATTGTGATAAGAACAGAGCACTTGATGCTTGCCGAATTTTGAAAGATTGTGCATCGAACAATGAGTTGAAGCCTTGGCATACGACATACAAACTTTTGATAAAGAAATTGCTGGCTCAAGGAGGATTTGAAGAAGCATTGACACTTTTGAGTTTGATGAAGGAACATGGATACCCGCCTTTCCTTGATCCTTTTATTCAGCACATATCAAAGAAAGGAACCAAAGACGATGCTCTTGCTTTTCTAAAGGCAATGACCTCGAAAAAATTCCCATCTATAACTGTGTTTCTCCAAATGTTTGAAGCCTTCTTCAAGGTTAGGAGGCATAATGAAGCACAAGAGCTTCTTTCTAAGTGCCCGAGACATATACGGAACCATGCAGATGTTTTGGATCTCTTTTGTTCAAAGTCTAAGGGCACTCTTGCCACTGTGGCTGCATAA